Within Garra rufa chromosome 9, GarRuf1.0, whole genome shotgun sequence, the genomic segment attgaaataagatttttttttcttacctcattggcagatcatttagcttgttctaagcaaaaaatcgcttaattttggcttgttttttttctgaaaacaagaaaaaaataatttttacttgtctagaaaatccatcttgatttaaaaattttcagatattttggctggaaacaagacacaaaaaatctaagtaaaaaaagcattttttgctgtgtgctaaatcatgcacaataaggCCTTCTACGTATAGGAAATTAAATAGGGATCATTTTGATTTATTGTAGAGCAAGTGCatctatctttttattttttgatggCAAACCTAATTTTGTATTCCAGGTTTAATCCACACCATCATGATGAAGACGTTGGCACTAGTTCTCTTGACAAGTGAGTATTTTTGTATTAGactgacataattttttttttttttatgcattggaGGTGCATTATGTTTGTAGACCACAAGTAACTATAAATAATTAACTCACAGTAATATACTATGTTATGTTGCTAATatactgtattacttttgtaGTTTTGTCCCTTGTGTTGGCAGAAGGTCAGCAGACAAGTAAgagatttaacattttaattcttTCTTCTCTCTTTTTCCGTTAAAATCTTCTGTTACatgcatttttaatgctttttctgCTTTGGATTTTACAGCAGAGGACGACCCCTTCTCTTTTGGTTAGTTGCACATATCTTAATAATACTTAAGATAGAAGTTCTCAAGATTGTTGTTCAGATTTTCTATGATTGTCATTCATTCTGTCTCACACTAGATTATCACAGACTTCGGGTCGGAGGGCTGATCTTGGCAGCAGTTCTGTGTCTGATTGGCATCACTATTCTCCTaagtgagtgtttttttttttacataaataacAGAATTTTACAAATAGCAGATTTTAACTTTATTAATGACAAGCTGAGTAACAAATacacttgaggtcaaaagtttacatacaccatgcagaatcatacaaaatccatgttattttttatttagtactgagctgaataagttatttcacataataCATTTacctatagtccacaagagaaaataatagctgaatttataaaaatgaccctgttcaaaagtttacatacacttgattcttaaaacttttttttgtgatagttgttcatgaatacCTTGTTtgccctaaacagttaaactgcccactgttcttcagaaaagtccttcagatcccacaagttctttggttttttttagcatttttgtgtatttgaaccctgtccaacaatgattgtatgattttgagatccatcttttcacactgaggacaactgagggactcaaggttcaaactctcactgatgcttcagaaggaaacacaatgtattaaaatttaaattaaaagggTATTGTGTCTTCTGGAAAACCTGTAAGCATCTTTTGTAGCttttaaagggcagtactaaattaaaaaatatgacacttaggcaaaataagacacaTGTACACatcttttgttcaaaagtttacaccgtCTGGCTATATCTTTTCATCTATAAATATCATTTATGTCATTGGTAAGacctatatatttttatatttatatatttattttaaattttgtacTAAAATGCA encodes:
- the fxyd3 gene encoding phospholemman, whose product is MMKTLALVLLTILSLVLAEGQQTTEDDPFSFDYHRLRVGGLILAAVLCLIGITILLSGHCRCKFSQDKRRKSGSNAQAMLNDTGRASEC